Proteins encoded together in one Impatiens glandulifera chromosome 1, dImpGla2.1, whole genome shotgun sequence window:
- the LOC124945141 gene encoding F-box/kelch-repeat protein At2g44130-like yields the protein MEEHSIHSLSEDLLLQCLARLSYKDILFASRVCRKWRRLLQTRHFYSLRKQLGYSNHLACFFQSSHPPPTMHGFYKYCEYKFVINVLDPMSREWNQLPPIPNFINEFSESTLMASLDGKLFFVTKCSEDSHLTSSFFAWDFVTQRWWKGKDLPSISSFFFMVGFDSQIFIGVAKGNGSISVLAYDVRKDEWNELPQMSHKLNRCYKLQVIGEELWVLNGCKTKLIPLYEHSAAVYHLQTGNWRLVEWDPDDSSCPICCTEFKFPELLELLKELLLELNINYVLSFSRFQLGAQSLIMVTVNGGYARETLFFMGSQYGNFERILPLRSEFLAFVESSCCVEI from the coding sequence ATGGAAGAACATAGTATACACAGTTTGTCTGAAGACCTACTTCTTCAGTGTCTTGCTCGTCTTTCCTACAAGGACATACTTTTTGCATCGCGAGTCTGTCGTAAATGGCGTCGTCTTCTACAAACGCGTCATTTTTACAGCCTCAGGAAACAACTGGGATATTCGAATCATCTCGCTTGCTTTTTTCAGTCTTCTCATCCTCCTCCAACGATGCACGGTTTTTATAAATACTGTGAGTACAAATTTGTTATCAATGTGCTAGATCCGATGAGTCGGGAGTGGAACCAGCTTCCCCCAATCCCTAATTTCATAAATGAGTTTTCTGAGTCAACTCTGATGGCTAGCTTGGATGGAAAACTATTTTTCGTTACCAAGTGCTCCGAGGATAGTCATTTGACATCTTCCTTCTTCGCGTGGGACTTTGTGACTCAGCGATGGTGGAAAGGCAAGGACTTGCCCtcaatttcttctttcttctttatgGTGGGTTTTGATAGTCAGATATTCATTGGTGTTGCGAAAGGTAATGGGTCTATCTCGGTTTTGGCGTATGATGTGAGGAAGGACGAGTGGAACGAGTTGCCTCAGATGAGTCATAAGCTAAATCGGTGCTATAAGTTGCAGGTAATTGGAGAGGAATTATGGGTTTTAAACGGTTGCAAGACAAAACTCATACCCTTGTATGAACATAGTGCAGCGGTATACCATCTTCAAACTGGAAATTGGAGACTAGTTGAATGGGATCCCGATGACTCCTCGTGTCCTATTTGCTGCACTGAGTTTAAATTTCCAGAGTTGCTAGAGTTACTGAAGGAGTTGTTGTTAGAGTTAAACATAAATTACGTACTAAGTTTTTCTCGATTCCAATTGGGTGCACAAAGTTTAATAATGGTCACGGTCAATGGAGGTTATGCTCGTGAAACTTTGTTTTTTATGGGGTCTCAATATGGTAATTTTGAAAGAATACTCCCCCTTAGATCCGAGTTTCTTGCATTTGTTGAATCAAGTTGTTGTGTAGAGATCTAA